GTTTATGGGCTGCTTGTTTAGGAAAGCTAGCTTTGGGAGGATACTGCGCACAGTTTTTCGCAATTGTTCATCCCCCATATTGCTATGAACTAAATTTCCCAGTAGATTTAGAGCTATCAGCGAACTGTAGTTCGCAACAAGCTGACCGAGTGCTTTTGTTGTGGTTATCTTGTTAAAGCTCAAGTCCAACACAGTCAGTTTCAAAAGCCTGTGCAGCCCCTCAACATAACTAATCTTGTTTCCGGCAAGATAGAGCTCTTTAACAAGCGTACAGTTCGATAATCCTGATAACATTCCAAACCAAGAGATTCATTAGATATTTTTCGTCGCTAACTTTTATCACATGTAAGTTACATCAATGCCACCAAAGGGTTTGATCCCGAAACTTAGATAGTTATGGAATATTAGTATAGTTACTATAGAGCTACGTCCATTTTACCACAgccgtgatttttttttttaatatcctTAAGAACATGTTTTACTATATTCATTCAAAACTTCAGGATAATTTCTATATTCAGGACAAACCAGACTGCCAATATACTCTATTCTTTGATTAAGAATATATACCTTGACCGATTCGAGAAATCCGATTGTAGCTGAGATCAATCACTCGCAGCCGAGTCAATTCTCTCAAACCTTCAATAGTATTTATCTTATTCCTGGACAAATTCAACACGTGCAGACCCTTTGGAAGAGATCCGGGAGTTATATGGGCTGTAGTATGAGAGTGAcaaattataaatcattaaGAAATCAAAAGATCGTGGTAACAGTTCAAGTGCTTGTGGTTTTGAATAGGCTCCATGACATACCTATCAAATTCCCAGACAAATTCAAGGATCGAAGAGCAGAAAAATGTGAAATCGGTGGTATAATTTTAAGCATAATGCCTGTCATATGAGCCACAGTTGATGAGGCATTTAAAGACTGTATAACAATTTTAGCATGCGTTATATCTTCAGGTATGCTTTTAGGTGGACGTCCATTATCAGGAGAGGGAGGAAATTCAACATCATCTCCATTGTGATTGTCATTTTCAATCTGATATGGTGGCAGTACCGAAATTTCTTTCACCCACTCATCGACTCTGGCCAAAGGAGAGGATGATTCCGTAGGGAAAGCAACCCACTGATTTTGAGGCCACATACCAGACACTCCATAAAGTCTGTCCCAtgtctgatcatttacctcacGTTCTCCTTTATCGATTACTTCATTACTCGGTGAACATGGAAGTCCAAAGTTGCTCGACTGCATTCCACGTTTTGGTTCTATGGTATCTGAAGAGTAGCCACCTTGAAGATTAATAGCATGCTTGATATAACTTGGCTGTGGCTTTGCACTGCTTGATCTATGCAAGTTCCTGTGGCTCCACAGGAACAATTTCCACCACAATCTCCTGCTTCTAGAGGGCAGTATTTGACTTGAAGAATGCTTCTTCAATATTACTTTGTCAGCACTTCTCTGTGTCATAACGGTAACTGGGCTTGTTGTATCCCCTTCAAAAATACCCTCTCCGAACCTTTCAGTCAATCTTTGCATATCCTCGTACGATTtagattttgcaagatttaggtGCTCTGCAAGCTCTTGGTATGTTTTACTCATAACCAAATCGGAGCAGGATCGCTTAAGTTTCGGAGAAGCCAAAAATTCTGCTTTCCCCGTGCCAGGATCACTAACATGTCCTCTACCAATTGCCTCGAAGTCTTCCTCGATATCGATGTTCTGCATCTTATCACATGTATCATCAAAGTCCACACCAATCATTTCTTCATTGGATTTTACAACGTAAGACACTAAATCAAAATCAGAATTGTCCCTCTTCATCTGCAAAGAATCCTCCTGCTCATCCCCACCTTCATAATGCACTTCTCCACGATCAGCTGCAAGTGGACTGTCGTGATTAAAAGAAGTTGATCTCAACTCGAAAGTTTCCGGAGATTTTTGGGGATGCTCAAGCTTTACTGGCAAAGTTTCGGAATTCTTTCCATTGCCAATAGGTGTAGAGGATCCATTGTCTCCCTAAACAATGGGGAAAACGAAGAAGCACACAATTTAAGCTTAGGGGATGAACATAACAATAGCACACACATTGAAAGAGCAAGTAGGGAAAATGAAAAGCAAAAACCAATGCAGGAAAGGAGAGAatatttagaaaaaaataatcataCTTACTTTACTCTTATCTTTCTTATTCCTCCATGAAGCACATATGCAGCTAAGAAACGCCATTATCGGCAGACAAACTCACTCCAAATCCTCCAGAAGAAAAGGAAATTCAAACCAAAACATCATTTCTCTTTCGAAGAACTAACACACGTAATATCCTGTCAAACCTAGTACACATCTAAAAATAAACCTCTCAGCTGAATAAACAAAAGCAGCTTAATCAATATAGAGATCACATCTGATAAAAATTAGCCATAATCAACGGGCAGTTGCCAAAGCAATGACGAAAACCGATTAAGACAGTAGAGTACTGAGGTTTCAAAGCCTGCTTTACTTGATTGCGTCCCAACCCATTTCAAGCAGGAAGAAAACTTCAGTAAGTGAGCTTCTGCCAGACTGAGAAACTCAGATATGCATCTCCTGAAGGCTCACCATAACAATTCCTGGAGAGacaaaaccaaaaaaaataaatggtATGAGAAAACCCATTTTCACAGAATTCCGGGGAACCACCAGATATTTAACGCTAACAAATTCAAGGAAGCTGGGACCCCAATTTGTTTGGGGAAAAAAGAAAGTCTTTTTCTTGAAAGTTCTTACATACGCGACTTTTATAATACACACACATAAATATAAAGAAAACAACTTTTTTCTATATttccagaaaaaaaaaaacatcaagAAACAAACTTTCATCGAGCAAGCTACTAATAGATTAAGCTAGAAACACCAAGAAACATAGCCCCTCAATATCTACTTTTCTTGACATGGAAAACACGTCGAATATTAGACGACGAACAAATGAACAGTCACAGTGGCATAAAAAAGAGAAGAAACTGCATGCGTATTAAGTATTACCGAATGAATACAAGGTTTGCCAGGTTGATGATTGATCGTGATCAGATTCTTTATAAGACCTGCCTGTTTTCCggaagaaaaaaagaagaacCCGGATGAAATTAATTCTTGGGGGAGAGTGAATGAAGGGACAACGTGACTGTTGGCGGATGTTTGGGGCAAAGGTGTGTGTGAGGTTGGTTGGAAGAAGAAGGGAGACACTCCTAAAATACGACAATTTACGCCACATAGGCAGACGCGCAGTCCACGCGGAGGAATCAACTGCCAATGCTTTTGTTTCACAATAGAAAATAGAGTAGGTCACATGTGAGATCGTATCatggatctcaatctgtgagacggatcaaccctatctATATtcatcataaaaagtaatatttttagcataaaaagcaatattATTTCATGGACTACctaaataaagatccgtctcacaaaatttgactTGTGAAatcatctcacacaaatttttgcctagaAAATAACTGTACATGTTTGTCATCGTTTGTCTTTTTGCTTTCTTTTGGATCTATTCCTCAAACCAAACACAATCCAGTTAGATCAcgtatttttctcaaaattcttCCTTCACAAAAATCACACATTATtttttaaaccattcaatttaaaacaaaaaataaaatagactttttagaatatttttaaaaaaaatctagtcaatcaattttttttatagggTGCAcgcataatataatttttactagtatattttatttcaatatatAACTAATAATTTTTTAGTTCACATATATTTAATAAGTAAAATAAATGGAAAAATTATAtcagtaagttaatttaatatCATCCTCAATTTCtagtaataataattaaatacatgTATTTACAATTTCTATAGTTAATGTAAAAATCTCACCCTGATGTCCACTTGCATGCCATTCATTATCTAATTATTGCAAACTATTATTCTTAaataaatatcgttttcatTAATGTTCAAACTAATACGTTTACGATGTTCGATGCCGGTTGATTTCATCCTACATGTAGAGACACTACCCTTATGAAAAAATCAAGAGCTCAAATTTAGTCACACATACATGGagtccactaatttttttttaaatcacataTGTATGTAAATCTTGTCCATCCAAATTATGTGTGGGCACTGTCCCACATGTAGCATCGAACCTATCGTTCAAGCCGATGTTGCCACATCAGCTGAAGGTTCTATATTTTGAAAggccaattttttattttttatttttccaaatTCTTTGAGGACTTGTGCTTCCATGCTGCCTGAAAGGTCGTGGGGGTGGGAGCCTCGCCCACATGGGCTTGTCCCACCCCATATTTttaattctttatttaaaaatatggtttttaaaaatttttatttttaatcgatgatttaataataagaacaattaaaaaaaataataaagtttCAATGTTTGATTTTGTACCAACGGTTTAATAAATTGTCattcatttaaaatttataataaatctTTAGTTTTAAATAAATTGCATTTGTAAAATAAGAGAAAtagttttaaaagaaaaataaaaatgatattattatttattttagataataataatttaaattgtgtgaacaaaatcaaataaaatttaaattttatttatttaatataaaataagaaTAAGGATAGATGAGTGAACATTATTAGGTTGTGCAAACACTAATAATCTTGATTTTGACcataacaacattgttattgtgtattgaaaggaatattttattcctttattattttgttaaattgataatatcaatttaagattttgcctttctagactaaaatattttatttatttatttctagattatgagatcttatttgatttatttctagaTGATAAAATCTTGATTGATTTATTctatatattatatgatttgtttttaatGTGATTTGTATCTCTAAGATATTTTATCTTTGTTTAAAAAAGGTTCTTATATCTAATGAAATCTTCTTTCTATATTTTGTAGGACTCTTTTATGGAAAGATATTTAGGTCAAGCATTAGATATAAATATTGAGTTCCTTGTAGCCGTCATGCGCGTGGGATAGAGAGAAGTCTTGAGGAGAGAGTTGGAGAGTCGAAGCTTTTCGTGTGAGTCCTTTGATGTGACGCTTTCGTGAGGTCGGCAGAAGAGCGCATacataaaagaaaaatacaaaagccGAACCTATATTTTGTTGAGGCGTTTTTGTGTGATCGTGTGATCACTTTGTTGTGGAGATGATCTGCTGGAGGTTTTCGGGAGTGCACACACAgagttcagattgtgaaaagtttgtgtgattgattcacTGTTATACCGTGTTGCCgattggtgttgccaacactcaagaacaacactgacgcagagtgttgatCGAAGAGTGTCGTCATTTGGTTTTAAGCAACACGctttttattttatgcatctagtttttattggtttgttttgatgcatttttaattccttggagtgtcaaggaatttggttttgttttctcactagtattgttgtttttggtgtaaacgatttacataatttttctagtgaattttttgccattaggcaccgcacaagtattcgtacttgtgcataatttaaatctggtgttaatatattaaagttatatttgtgtgttaaatacttaacttccgCTGCCGTGTTGCGTacagtgttgacaacaccggacacaacactaacttctgatacacacattataataatgtttttatatttatttcctgcacaacaacaattccttacaagtgatatcagagccaacgcttgatacactaagtgattgattctggtttattgttgttttttttttcaggaaatttaACAGAATCCCGATTAACATATTATCCAAGAATACTgctgttttgaaggaaaaatgctGGCTGCAAGTCAACCCGCACGGTGTTGCCGCTGGTGTTGCAACACCGGGCCGCAACACCACTTCAAAATCCTTGTGTCTCAATGCTAAATCTCACAATGACTCAGGTAATCATGAAATCCAGGATACTGATTCTGATGAACTCACATTTGAATGTGTGCAGGCTATGAATGAGGAAGCCTATGTCAGTCAACCTAAGGGATTTGAAGATCCTCACCACGTGGATCATGTCTAAAAATTGAATAAGGCCTTGTATGGACTGAAACAGGCTCCACGGGCATGGCACGGTAGGTTAGCTGACAATCTGATACATCTGGGCTTTaaacgaggtgaggttgatAAAACTCTCTTTATTCAAAAATTGAAGCATGATATCCTGATTTGTCAAGTTTATGTAGATGACATTATCTTCGATTCTTCATCACAAAAACTTGTTGATAACTTTGTTGAGTGTATGTCTTCACACTTTGAAATAAGCATGGTAGGAGAGTTGAATTTTTCTCTTGGTTTAAAAGTTAAACATTACATGATGGTATATTGTGACAACTCAAGTGTTATAGACGTTTTTAAGAATCCTGttcaacactctcgaacaaaaTACATAGACATAAGACGtcactttattcgagatttggttgaaaaaaGGCATAATTCACTGGAATTTGTTAGGACTGATAATCAATTGGATGATATATTCACGAAACCTTTgaattttgagagattttccaatcttcagaaatctctcagcatgtgtgTACTTTTAAAAACATTTGTTCAGTGTTGTCcgtggtgttgccaacaccagaGACAACATCCGTTTGTGCAT
The Primulina eburnea isolate SZY01 chromosome 5, ASM2296580v1, whole genome shotgun sequence genome window above contains:
- the LOC140832808 gene encoding uncharacterized protein, translated to MAFLSCICASWRNKKDKSKGDNGSSTPIGNGKNSETLPVKLEHPQKSPETFELRSTSFNHDSPLAADRGEVHYEGGDEQEDSLQMKRDNSDFDLVSYVVKSNEEMIGVDFDDTCDKMQNIDIEEDFEAIGRGHVSDPGTGKAEFLASPKLKRSCSDLVMSKTYQELAEHLNLAKSKSYEDMQRLTERFGEGIFEGDTTSPVTVMTQRSADKVILKKHSSSQILPSRSRRLWWKLFLWSHRNLHRSSSAKPQPSYIKHAINLQGGYSSDTIEPKRGMQSSNFGLPCSPSNEVIDKGEREVNDQTWDRLYGVSGMWPQNQWVAFPTESSSPLARVDEWVKEISVLPPYQIENDNHNGDDVEFPPSPDNGRPPKSIPEDITHAKIVIQSLNASSTVAHMTGIMLKIIPPISHFSALRSLNLSGNLIAHITPGSLPKGLHVLNLSRNKINTIEGLRELTRLRVIDLSYNRISRIGQGLSNCTLVKELYLAGNKISYVEGLHRLLKLTVLDLSFNKITTTKALGQLVANYSSLIALNLLGNLVHSNMGDEQLRKTVRSILPKLAFLNKQPINPQKAREIGADAIAKVVGDSRRNKRRKATRRASQGTSPGTGSRRRSSATAAQTSRLRSGVRL